In Providencia zhijiangensis, a single window of DNA contains:
- the sthA gene encoding Si-specific NAD(P)(+) transhydrogenase: MQQHTHFDAIVIGSGPGGEGAAMGLVKQGKNVAVIERYNSVGGGCTHWGTIPSKALRHAVSRIIEFNQNPLYSDNSRSLRSSFSEILTHAETVISQQTRMREGFYERNGCQMFSGEATFVDDQHVSVRYADGSCDVLSADKIIIATGSRPYCPPDVDFTHSRIYNSDTILSLSHEPRHVIIYGAGVIGCEYASIFRGLGVKVDLINTRDHLLAFLDQEMSDALSYHFWNSGVVIRHNEEYEKIEGLDDGVIVHLKSGKKVKADCLLFANGRTGNTDNIGLANVGIEADGRGLVKVDHAYRTSNEHIYAVGDVIGYPSLASAAYDQGRIAARAITSGLGNAHLVEDIPTGIYTIPEISSVGKTEQELTAMKVPYEVGRAQFKHLARAQIAGMNVGSLKILFHRETLQILGIHCFGERAAEIIHIGQAIMEQKGEGNTIEYFINTTFNYPTMAEAFRVAALNGLNRLF; encoded by the coding sequence ATGCAACAACATACCCATTTTGATGCAATTGTCATTGGTTCAGGTCCTGGTGGTGAAGGTGCCGCTATGGGCCTGGTTAAACAAGGAAAAAACGTTGCTGTTATAGAACGTTATAACAGTGTCGGCGGCGGCTGTACCCACTGGGGTACTATTCCCTCTAAAGCCCTTCGTCATGCTGTTAGTCGAATTATCGAATTTAATCAAAACCCTCTATATAGTGATAATTCCCGCAGTTTACGCTCCTCTTTTTCTGAAATTCTTACTCATGCCGAAACCGTTATAAGTCAACAAACTCGTATGCGTGAAGGGTTTTATGAACGCAATGGTTGCCAAATGTTTTCTGGTGAAGCAACTTTTGTTGATGATCAACATGTTAGCGTACGCTATGCAGATGGAAGTTGTGATGTCCTTAGCGCAGATAAAATTATCATTGCGACTGGATCACGACCTTATTGCCCGCCTGATGTTGATTTTACCCACTCCCGAATTTATAACAGCGATACCATTCTCAGCCTTTCCCACGAACCTCGCCATGTGATTATTTATGGTGCGGGTGTGATTGGTTGTGAGTACGCATCCATATTTCGTGGGTTAGGGGTCAAAGTCGATTTGATCAACACTCGCGATCACTTATTGGCATTCCTTGATCAAGAGATGTCTGATGCATTGTCTTACCATTTCTGGAACAGTGGCGTAGTTATCCGTCACAACGAAGAATATGAGAAGATTGAAGGTTTAGATGATGGCGTTATTGTTCATCTTAAATCAGGTAAGAAAGTGAAAGCAGATTGCTTATTGTTCGCGAACGGTCGTACTGGTAATACTGATAATATCGGTCTGGCGAATGTGGGGATCGAAGCGGATGGTCGCGGCTTAGTCAAAGTTGACCATGCTTATCGCACCAGTAATGAGCATATCTATGCTGTTGGCGATGTGATTGGCTATCCAAGCCTAGCTTCTGCGGCTTATGATCAAGGGCGCATTGCGGCTCGTGCAATTACCTCTGGCTTAGGTAATGCCCATTTAGTTGAAGATATTCCGACGGGCATTTATACCATTCCAGAAATTAGTTCCGTGGGTAAAACAGAACAAGAATTGACGGCAATGAAAGTCCCTTATGAAGTTGGTCGTGCTCAGTTTAAACATTTAGCACGAGCACAGATTGCTGGCATGAATGTGGGTAGTTTGAAAATTCTCTTCCATAGAGAAACTCTTCAAATTTTAGGTATTCACTGTTTCGGTGAGAGAGCGGCTGAAATTATTCATATCGGCCAAGCGATTATGGAACAAAAAGGTGAAGGGAATACCATCGAATACTTCATTAATACCACATTTAACTATCCAACCATGGCTGAAGCGTTCCGAGTTGCGGCATTGAATGGTCTAAATCGACTGTTTTAG
- the oxyR gene encoding DNA-binding transcriptional regulator OxyR: MNIRDLEYLVALAEHKHFRRAADSCHVSQPTLSGQIRKLEEELGVMLLERTSRKVLFTQQGLLLVEQARTILREIKVLQEMAALQGESMSGPLHIGLIPTVAPYLLPHIIPELHRVHPKLEIYLHEAQTQQLLAQLDSGKLDCAILAEVKETEPFIVVPLFEEPMKLAIYENHPWHDRDTVEMGELAGEKLLMLEDGHCLRDQAMGFCFQAGAKEDTHFRATSLETLRNMVAAGSGITLLPDLAVPHEACRDGVCYLNCIEPEPKRRIVLVYRPGSPLRGRYEQLAETIYSSMDKYYRNKK; this comes from the coding sequence ATGAATATTCGTGATCTGGAGTACCTAGTTGCACTTGCTGAGCACAAGCACTTTAGACGTGCTGCGGATTCTTGCCATGTAAGTCAGCCTACGCTGAGCGGTCAAATTCGTAAGCTTGAAGAAGAGCTCGGCGTGATGCTATTAGAAAGAACCAGCCGAAAAGTGCTTTTTACTCAACAAGGTTTATTGCTCGTTGAGCAAGCAAGAACGATCTTAAGAGAGATAAAAGTTCTACAAGAAATGGCCGCTTTACAAGGTGAAAGCATGTCAGGGCCTTTACATATAGGACTGATCCCAACTGTTGCACCTTATTTGCTTCCGCACATTATTCCTGAATTACACCGTGTGCACCCTAAATTAGAAATTTACTTACACGAAGCACAAACTCAGCAATTATTAGCTCAGTTAGATAGTGGTAAGTTGGATTGCGCCATTCTGGCAGAAGTCAAAGAAACGGAACCATTTATTGTGGTGCCATTATTTGAAGAGCCAATGAAACTCGCGATTTATGAAAATCACCCATGGCATGACCGTGACACGGTTGAAATGGGCGAATTAGCGGGTGAAAAATTATTGATGTTGGAAGATGGTCACTGTTTACGTGATCAAGCGATGGGATTCTGTTTCCAAGCCGGGGCAAAAGAAGATACCCATTTCAGAGCGACAAGCTTAGAAACGCTGAGAAACATGGTAGCAGCGGGTAGCGGAATTACATTGCTGCCTGATTTGGCTGTACCTCATGAGGCTTGTCGGGATGGCGTTTGTTACTTGAACTGTATTGAACCTGAGCCAAAACGCCGCATTGTATTAGTTTATCGTCCGGGCTCTCCATTGCGTGGACGTTATGAGCAGCTTGCTGAGACAATTTACAGCTCGATGGATAAGTACTACAGAAATAAAAAGTAA
- the argH gene encoding argininosuccinate lyase, whose amino-acid sequence MALWGGRFSQQADQRFKQFNDSLRFDYRLAEQDIIGSVAWSKALVTVGVLSDSEQKSLEQALNALLAEVQADPEIILQSDAEDIHSWVEGKLIDKVGDLGKKLHTGRSRNDQVATDLKLWCKDQVALLLEAVTELQKALVITAENNQDAVMPGYTHLQRAQPVTFAHWCLAYNEMLSRDESRLQDTLKRLDVSPLGCGALAGTAYDIDREQLASWLGFSSATRNSLDTVSDRDHVLELLSDASIGMVHLSRFAEDLIFFNSGEAGFVELSDKVTSGSSLMPQKKNPDALELIRGKCGRVQGALTGMMMTLKGLPLAYNKDMQEDKEGLFDALDTWLDCMHMAVLVLDGIQIRRPRCEDAAKQGYANATELADYLVAKGVPFREAHHIVGEAVVAAIAQGKALEEMALSDLQKFSATIQLDVYEILSLQSCLDKRLAKGGVSQKQVAKAIVDARTRLKM is encoded by the coding sequence ATGGCACTTTGGGGTGGACGTTTTAGTCAGCAGGCAGATCAACGGTTTAAACAATTCAATGATTCACTGCGTTTTGATTATCGCTTAGCTGAGCAGGATATTATTGGCTCTGTGGCATGGTCAAAAGCATTGGTCACAGTTGGCGTGCTGTCTGATAGCGAGCAAAAATCTCTCGAGCAAGCACTCAATGCGCTATTGGCGGAAGTGCAAGCCGATCCTGAGATTATCTTGCAAAGTGACGCCGAAGATATCCATAGCTGGGTAGAAGGTAAACTGATTGATAAAGTCGGTGATTTAGGGAAAAAGCTGCACACAGGTCGTAGCCGTAATGACCAAGTCGCAACGGACTTAAAACTGTGGTGTAAAGACCAAGTGGCGCTGTTATTAGAAGCCGTCACCGAATTACAAAAAGCGTTGGTCATCACCGCTGAAAATAACCAAGATGCAGTGATGCCGGGCTATACCCACTTACAACGTGCTCAACCAGTGACATTCGCCCATTGGTGTTTAGCGTATAACGAAATGTTGTCTCGTGATGAAAGCCGTTTGCAAGATACTTTAAAGCGTTTAGATGTCAGCCCATTAGGTTGTGGGGCTTTGGCGGGTACGGCCTATGATATTGACCGTGAGCAATTAGCATCATGGTTAGGCTTTTCATCCGCAACGCGTAACAGTTTAGATACCGTTTCTGATAGAGACCATGTGTTAGAACTTTTATCTGACGCCAGCATCGGCATGGTGCATTTATCTCGCTTTGCTGAAGATTTGATTTTCTTCAACAGTGGTGAAGCAGGGTTTGTGGAGTTATCCGATAAAGTGACTTCAGGCTCGTCGCTGATGCCGCAAAAGAAAAATCCTGATGCATTGGAGTTAATTCGTGGTAAATGTGGCCGTGTTCAAGGGGCATTGACTGGCATGATGATGACCCTGAAAGGGTTGCCGCTTGCTTACAACAAAGATATGCAAGAAGACAAAGAAGGATTATTCGATGCCCTCGATACATGGTTAGATTGTATGCATATGGCTGTACTCGTTCTGGATGGTATCCAAATTCGTCGTCCTCGTTGTGAAGATGCAGCAAAACAAGGTTATGCAAATGCGACTGAGCTGGCGGATTATCTAGTGGCGAAAGGCGTTCCATTCCGTGAAGCTCACCATATTGTGGGTGAAGCGGTGGTGGCTGCGATAGCGCAGGGTAAGGCATTAGAAGAGATGGCATTAAGTGATTTGCAAAAATTCAGTGCAACTATCCAACTGGATGTGTATGAGATTTTATCTCTACAATCTTGTCTTGATAAGCGATTAGCAAAAGGTGGGGTATCTCAAAAGCAGGTAGCAAAAGCTATTGTGGATGCGAGAACTCGCTTGAAGATGTAA
- a CDS encoding argininosuccinate synthase — protein sequence MKKGIKKIVLAYSGGLDTSAIIPWLKENYDDCEVVAFVADVGQDREDLVGVEKKALQSGASECYVVDLREEFIKEYIYPVLKTGALYEGSYLLGTSMARPIIAKAQVEIALKVGADAVAHGATGKGNDQVRFESTYTALAPQLKVVAPWREWDLRSREALLDYLKERNIPTTASLEKIYSRDENAWHISTEGGVLESTWNAANQDCWVWTVDPKDAPDEAELVTVGVKHGEVVSVNGKALSPLGCLETLNTLGAKHGVGRIDIVENRLVGMKSRGCYETPGGTIMMAALRGVEQLVLDRDSYKWREQLGLEMSYVVYDGRWFAPLRHSLQAAAESLAQDVTGEVVLKLYKGQVTAIQKKADKSLYSEEFATFGEDEVYDHSHAGGFIRLYSLSSRIRALKEQNKAK from the coding sequence ATGAAAAAGGGCATTAAGAAGATTGTATTAGCGTACTCCGGTGGATTAGACACGTCGGCTATCATTCCATGGTTAAAAGAAAACTACGATGACTGTGAAGTCGTGGCATTCGTTGCTGATGTGGGTCAAGACAGAGAAGACTTAGTCGGTGTTGAGAAAAAGGCCCTGCAATCAGGTGCTTCTGAATGCTATGTAGTTGACCTGCGTGAAGAATTTATCAAGGAATATATCTACCCAGTGCTGAAAACAGGTGCGCTGTATGAAGGTAGCTATTTACTGGGTACGTCAATGGCGCGTCCAATTATCGCTAAAGCACAAGTTGAAATCGCACTGAAAGTTGGTGCAGATGCCGTCGCGCACGGCGCGACCGGTAAAGGTAACGACCAAGTGCGTTTCGAAAGCACTTACACCGCATTAGCACCACAACTGAAAGTGGTTGCACCATGGCGTGAGTGGGACTTACGTTCCCGTGAAGCTCTGCTGGATTACCTGAAAGAACGTAATATTCCAACAACTGCTAGCTTAGAGAAAATCTACAGCCGTGATGAAAACGCATGGCACATTTCTACCGAAGGCGGCGTATTGGAAAGCACATGGAATGCCGCTAACCAAGATTGCTGGGTATGGACTGTTGATCCGAAAGACGCACCGGATGAAGCTGAGCTGGTGACGGTTGGCGTGAAACACGGCGAAGTGGTTTCTGTAAACGGGAAAGCGCTGTCTCCATTAGGCTGTTTAGAAACATTAAATACGCTGGGTGCAAAACATGGCGTGGGCCGTATCGATATCGTGGAAAACCGTTTAGTGGGTATGAAATCCCGTGGCTGCTATGAAACCCCAGGGGGCACCATCATGATGGCAGCACTGCGTGGTGTTGAGCAATTAGTATTAGACCGCGATAGCTACAAATGGCGTGAACAGCTAGGTCTGGAAATGTCTTATGTGGTGTATGACGGTCGCTGGTTTGCGCCACTTCGTCATTCTTTGCAAGCAGCAGCAGAATCTCTGGCTCAGGATGTGACCGGTGAAGTGGTTCTGAAATTGTATAAAGGGCAAGTGACGGCTATCCAGAAGAAAGCGGATAAGAGCCTGTACTCTGAAGAGTTTGCAACATTTGGTGAAGATGAAGTTTACGATCACAGCCATGCTGGTGGGTTTATCCGCCTCTACTCACTCTCTTCACGTATTCGTGCGCTGAAAGAACAGAACAAAGCAAAATAG
- the argB gene encoding acetylglutamate kinase, protein MQPLVIKLGGVLLDSEEALERLFTAIQTYRQAHQRELVIVHGGGCLVDELMQKLQLPVVKKQGLRVTPADQIDIITGALAGTANKTLLAWAIKHQLQAVGLSLGDGHSAVVTQINDELGHVGSAKAGDAKLLKLLLSAGYLPIISSIGITEEGQLMNVNADQAATAIAQALNADLVLLSDVSGILDGKGQKIDEMTTAKAQKLIDQGIITDGMIVKVNAALEAASTLQRPVDIASWRHAEQLPSLFNGTAIGTRILAS, encoded by the coding sequence ATGCAACCTTTAGTCATTAAATTGGGTGGTGTGTTACTCGATAGCGAAGAAGCCCTAGAAAGATTATTTACGGCGATCCAAACCTACCGTCAGGCTCATCAACGTGAGCTGGTGATTGTTCACGGTGGTGGGTGTTTAGTCGATGAATTAATGCAAAAACTGCAATTACCCGTCGTGAAAAAGCAAGGATTGCGTGTCACACCAGCAGATCAAATTGACATTATTACGGGTGCACTAGCCGGAACGGCGAATAAAACCTTGTTGGCATGGGCGATTAAACATCAATTGCAAGCGGTGGGTTTATCCCTTGGGGATGGGCACAGTGCAGTGGTTACGCAAATTAATGATGAACTCGGTCATGTGGGTAGTGCGAAAGCGGGTGATGCGAAGTTACTGAAACTATTACTGTCTGCGGGATATTTGCCAATCATTAGCTCTATCGGGATCACTGAAGAGGGGCAACTGATGAATGTCAATGCAGACCAAGCGGCGACAGCGATTGCTCAAGCACTGAATGCAGATTTAGTCCTGCTTTCTGATGTGAGCGGTATTTTGGATGGTAAAGGCCAAAAGATTGATGAAATGACCACCGCTAAAGCGCAGAAACTGATTGATCAAGGCATCATCACGGATGGAATGATTGTTAAAGTGAATGCGGCGTTAGAAGCGGCGTCCACATTGCAACGTCCAGTGGATATTGCGAGCTGGCGCCATGCGGAACAGTTGCCATCATTATTTAATGGCACCGCGATTGGCACACGAATTCTTGCTTCTTGA
- the argC gene encoding N-acetyl-gamma-glutamyl-phosphate reductase: MLNTLIVGASGYTGAELAAYLQRHPDIHLSGLMVSAQSADAGKCFSDLHPQYKGIIDLPVRPLTDVAEAAKGVDVVFLATAHEVSHDIAPQFLEAGCVVFDLSGAYRVQDAAFYPQYYGFEHTNTQWLMQAVYGLAEWQADKIRQAQLIAVPGCYPTVSQLSLKPLIEADLLDENMWPVINATSGVSGAGRKASMTNSFCEVSLQPYGIFTHRHQPEIATHLGRNVIFTPHLGNFARGILATITCKVKAGVTAEQISQTFKDAYHDKPLVRLYDKGVPALKSVVGTPFCDIGFVLKGEHLILVGTEDNLLKGAAAQAVQCMNIRFGFNETQSLL; encoded by the coding sequence ATGTTGAACACACTCATTGTCGGGGCCAGTGGTTATACTGGAGCAGAATTAGCCGCTTACTTACAACGTCATCCCGATATTCATCTTTCTGGGCTGATGGTTTCTGCACAAAGTGCGGATGCAGGTAAATGCTTTTCTGATTTACATCCCCAGTATAAAGGCATTATCGACCTTCCGGTTCGGCCGCTTACCGATGTGGCTGAGGCAGCAAAAGGGGTCGATGTTGTTTTCCTCGCGACCGCCCATGAAGTGAGTCATGACATCGCGCCCCAGTTTCTTGAAGCGGGTTGCGTGGTGTTTGACCTTTCGGGTGCTTATCGTGTTCAAGATGCAGCTTTTTATCCGCAATACTACGGTTTCGAACATACAAATACCCAGTGGTTAATGCAAGCAGTTTACGGTTTAGCGGAATGGCAGGCAGATAAAATCCGTCAAGCTCAGCTGATTGCGGTGCCGGGGTGTTATCCAACGGTTTCTCAACTTTCATTAAAGCCGCTGATTGAAGCGGATTTGCTCGATGAAAACATGTGGCCAGTGATTAATGCGACCAGTGGAGTTTCAGGGGCAGGGCGCAAAGCTTCCATGACGAACAGCTTTTGCGAAGTGAGCTTACAGCCTTACGGTATTTTCACTCACCGTCATCAACCTGAAATCGCGACGCATCTAGGTAGAAATGTGATTTTCACGCCACATTTAGGCAATTTTGCACGGGGCATACTGGCGACCATCACTTGCAAAGTGAAAGCCGGCGTTACAGCGGAGCAAATTAGCCAAACATTTAAAGATGCGTATCACGATAAACCGTTAGTCCGTTTATATGATAAAGGCGTTCCTGCACTGAAATCGGTGGTTGGCACGCCATTTTGTGATATCGGCTTTGTATTGAAAGGTGAGCACCTGATTTTAGTAGGTACAGAAGATAACCTATTAAAAGGTGCCGCAGCGCAAGCGGTTCAGTGCATGAATATTCGGTTTGGTTTCAACGAAACGCAATCATTACTTTAA
- the argE gene encoding acetylornithine deacetylase: MNIKLPAFIEIYRQLIATPSISATDSQLDQSNRALVELLGGWLETLGFTVNIQPVPDTRDKYNLLASIGEGNGGLMLCGHTDTVPFDEGRWSKDPFKLTEHNGKLYGLGTADMKGFFAFIIDALRDVDLSTLKRPLHILATADEETSMAGARFFAASTELRPDFAIIGEPTSLQPIRAHKGHLSNAIRITGQSGHSSDPDRGVNAIELMHESISHLMTLRNTLKERYNNPAFVIPYPTMNFGHIHGGDAANRICGCCELHMDIRPLPGLTLQDLDELLNETLEPVRAKWPGRLAIEEMHPPIPGYECPTDHKMVAVIEQLLGKKAETVNYCTEAPFIQELCPTLVLGPGSIEQAHQPDEFIDMSFIEPTRQLISQMVEHFCFTE, encoded by the coding sequence GTGAATATTAAATTACCTGCATTTATTGAGATTTATCGTCAATTAATCGCCACGCCGTCGATTAGTGCGACCGATTCGCAACTCGATCAGAGTAACCGAGCGCTGGTGGAGCTATTAGGTGGATGGTTAGAAACCTTAGGCTTTACTGTGAATATTCAACCGGTCCCTGATACCCGAGATAAATATAACCTGTTAGCCTCGATTGGCGAGGGTAACGGAGGATTGATGCTATGTGGTCATACGGACACCGTGCCATTTGATGAGGGTCGCTGGAGTAAAGATCCGTTTAAACTCACCGAACATAATGGCAAGTTGTATGGGCTAGGCACCGCCGATATGAAAGGTTTTTTTGCCTTTATTATTGATGCGCTGCGTGATGTTGACCTCAGTACCTTAAAGCGCCCTCTGCATATTCTTGCCACGGCAGATGAAGAAACCTCGATGGCTGGTGCTCGCTTTTTTGCCGCCAGTACCGAATTACGCCCTGATTTCGCCATCATTGGTGAACCGACGTCATTACAGCCTATTCGCGCGCATAAAGGACACCTTTCCAATGCCATTCGTATTACAGGTCAATCTGGGCATTCCAGTGATCCAGATAGAGGCGTTAATGCCATTGAATTAATGCATGAATCTATCTCTCACTTAATGACTTTGAGAAATACATTGAAAGAGCGCTATAACAACCCTGCGTTTGTGATCCCGTATCCAACCATGAACTTTGGTCATATTCATGGTGGTGATGCAGCGAACCGAATTTGTGGTTGCTGTGAATTACATATGGATATTCGCCCACTGCCAGGTTTAACGTTGCAAGATCTGGACGAGCTACTCAATGAAACTCTCGAACCCGTTCGAGCAAAATGGCCGGGTCGCTTAGCCATTGAAGAGATGCACCCCCCGATCCCTGGCTATGAATGCCCGACAGATCATAAAATGGTCGCAGTCATTGAGCAGTTATTAGGTAAAAAAGCGGAAACCGTAAACTACTGTACGGAGGCGCCATTTATCCAAGAACTTTGCCCGACACTGGTGCTGGGCCCCGGCTCTATTGAACAAGCCCACCAGCCTGATGAGTTCATCGATATGAGCTTTATTGAACCAACCCGCCAACTCATCAGCCAAATGGTCGAGCACTTCTGTTTTACTGAATAG
- the metF gene encoding methylenetetrahydrofolate reductase, with translation MSFFHANQREALNQNLAELDGQINVSFEFFPPRSAEMEQTLWKSIDRLKVLKPNFVSVTYGANSGERDRTHSIIKDIKDKTGLVAAPHLTCIDASPDELKTIARDYWNNGIRHIVALRGDLPDNSRKPDMYAEHLVELLKTEADFDISVAAYPEVHPEAKSAQADLINLKKKIEAGANRAITQFFFDVESYLRFRDRCVATGIDVEIVPGILPVSNFRQLERFAKITNVRIPSWMNRMYEGLDDDPESRNLVGASIAMDMVKILSREGVKDFHFYTLNRSELTYAICHTLGVRPK, from the coding sequence ATGAGTTTCTTTCACGCAAATCAGCGCGAGGCGTTGAACCAGAATTTAGCTGAATTAGATGGGCAGATTAATGTCTCATTTGAATTTTTCCCACCTCGCTCAGCAGAAATGGAACAGACATTGTGGAAATCTATCGATAGGCTCAAGGTCTTAAAACCGAATTTTGTCTCTGTCACCTACGGCGCTAACTCCGGTGAGCGAGATAGAACCCATAGCATCATTAAAGATATCAAAGACAAAACAGGATTAGTAGCCGCACCGCACTTAACCTGCATCGATGCCAGCCCTGATGAGCTAAAAACTATCGCTCGAGATTATTGGAACAACGGTATTCGCCATATTGTGGCATTACGGGGAGACCTTCCTGATAACAGCCGTAAGCCCGATATGTATGCAGAGCACTTGGTTGAATTACTGAAAACTGAAGCTGACTTTGACATTTCCGTCGCCGCTTACCCTGAAGTACACCCTGAGGCCAAAAGTGCTCAGGCTGACTTAATCAATTTGAAGAAAAAGATTGAAGCCGGAGCCAACCGTGCCATTACCCAATTTTTCTTTGATGTTGAAAGCTACCTACGTTTTCGTGACCGCTGCGTAGCAACGGGTATTGATGTGGAAATCGTACCGGGAATTTTGCCTGTTTCTAACTTCCGCCAGCTAGAACGTTTTGCCAAAATCACCAATGTGCGTATCCCAAGTTGGATGAATAGAATGTACGAAGGCTTAGATGATGACCCTGAAAGCCGCAATCTTGTTGGTGCGTCAATTGCCATGGACATGGTGAAAATTTTAAGTCGTGAAGGCGTAAAAGATTTCCATTTTTACACCTTAAACCGCTCTGAATTGACTTACGCCATTTGCCATACATTAGGCGTTAGACCAAAATAA
- a CDS encoding glutamate decarboxylase: MNNKSVSSKYSELDDIYASFDLSQSLPKTKFPIKESDPRNVFSAVRDELMLDGNSRQNLATFCQTWVDDEIRSLMDLSIDKNMIDKDEYPQTAEIENRCVHMLADLWNSPDALNTLGCSTIGSSEAAMLGGLALKWQWRKKQAAKGKPTDKPNLICGPVQICWHKFARYFDVELREIPLEGDRLIMSPEEVIKRVDENTIGVVPTLGVTFTCQYEPVKAVHDALDKLQKETGLDIPIHVDGASGGFLAPFCAPTLEWDFRLPRVKSINASGHKFGLAPLGAGWVIWREAKDLPEELIFNVNYLGGNMPTFALNFSRPGGQIIAQYYNFLRLGREGYAKIHNACYATAQYLAREIEKLGPFEMIFDGDSAKGIPALAWKLKDGAKTSNYSLYDIADKLRSRGWQVPAYSMPANREDLVIQRILVRHGVSLDLASLLIEDFKRTLEYFEKHPVSTPLSEEESGGFNHS, from the coding sequence ATGAATAATAAATCAGTATCTTCAAAATATAGTGAATTAGATGATATTTATGCTTCATTTGATTTATCCCAATCCTTACCAAAAACGAAATTCCCAATCAAAGAAAGCGACCCGAGAAATGTATTTAGTGCAGTTCGTGATGAGCTAATGCTAGATGGTAATTCCCGACAAAACTTAGCGACATTTTGCCAAACATGGGTAGATGACGAAATTCGTAGTTTGATGGATCTCTCTATCGACAAAAACATGATTGATAAAGACGAATATCCGCAAACTGCCGAAATTGAAAACCGCTGCGTGCATATGCTCGCTGATTTATGGAACTCTCCTGACGCGCTCAACACATTAGGCTGCTCAACGATTGGCTCTTCAGAAGCCGCAATGTTAGGGGGGCTGGCGTTAAAATGGCAATGGCGTAAAAAACAAGCAGCCAAAGGAAAACCAACCGATAAACCTAACTTAATCTGTGGTCCTGTCCAGATTTGTTGGCATAAATTTGCCCGTTATTTTGATGTCGAACTGCGTGAAATTCCGCTCGAAGGCGACCGCCTGATCATGAGCCCAGAAGAAGTTATCAAACGCGTTGATGAAAATACTATCGGCGTCGTTCCAACTCTAGGCGTGACGTTCACTTGCCAATACGAACCCGTGAAAGCTGTTCATGATGCATTGGATAAACTGCAAAAAGAAACGGGCTTAGACATTCCTATCCACGTGGATGGTGCAAGTGGTGGTTTCCTCGCGCCTTTCTGTGCGCCTACACTGGAATGGGATTTCCGTTTACCTCGCGTTAAATCCATCAACGCATCTGGACACAAATTTGGTTTAGCGCCATTAGGCGCTGGTTGGGTAATTTGGCGTGAAGCAAAAGATCTCCCAGAAGAGCTCATTTTCAATGTGAACTACCTTGGCGGTAACATGCCAACCTTCGCATTAAACTTCTCTCGTCCGGGTGGACAAATCATTGCACAGTATTACAACTTCCTGCGTCTTGGTCGCGAAGGATACGCCAAAATTCATAATGCCTGCTATGCCACCGCTCAATACCTTGCCCGTGAAATTGAAAAACTGGGCCCATTTGAGATGATTTTTGATGGCGATAGTGCCAAAGGTATCCCAGCACTGGCATGGAAATTAAAAGACGGTGCGAAAACCAGTAACTACTCTTTATATGATATTGCAGACAAACTACGTAGCCGCGGCTGGCAAGTCCCCGCTTACTCAATGCCTGCAAACCGTGAAGATCTGGTGATCCAGCGTATTTTAGTCCGTCACGGTGTCAGCCTCGACCTCGCCTCATTACTCATCGAAGACTTCAAACGCACCCTCGAATATTTCGAGAAACACCCTGTCAGTACACCACTTTCTGAAGAAGAAAGCGGCGGTTTCAATCACAGCTAA